One window of Bos indicus isolate NIAB-ARS_2022 breed Sahiwal x Tharparkar chromosome 18, NIAB-ARS_B.indTharparkar_mat_pri_1.0, whole genome shotgun sequence genomic DNA carries:
- the FXYD3 gene encoding FXYD domain-containing ion transport regulator 3, with translation MQEVALSLLVLLAGLPALDANDPEDKNSPFYYDWYSLRVGGLIFAGILCAMGIIVLMSGKCKCKFRQKPSHRLGDAPPLITPGSAQNC, from the exons ATGCAAGAGGTGGCCCTGAGCCTGCTCGTCCTCCTGGCAG GCCTGCCTGCCTTGGATGCCAATGACCCAGAAG aTAAAAACAGTCCTTTCTACTATG ACTGGTACAGCCTCCGCGTCGGCGGGCTCATCTTCGCAGGGATTCTGTGTGCCATGGGCATCATTGTCCTCATGA GTGGGAAATGCAAATGCAAGTTCCGACAGAAGCCCAG CCACCGTTTAGGAGATGCCCCACCTCTCATCACCCCAG GCTCCGCCCAAAACTGTTGA
- the LGI4 gene encoding leucine-rich repeat LGI family member 4 — protein MGGAGILLLLLLAGLGVGEAWRPPKGKCPLSCSCSKDSALCEGSVDLPEILSPTLLSLSFVRTRITELKAGSFLRVPSLHLLLFTSNSFSVIEDDAFAGLSHLQYLFIEDNEIGSISKNALRGLRSLTHLSLANNHLETLPRFLFRGLETLTHVDLRGNPFQCDCRVLWLLQWIPTVNASVGTGACAGPAALAHMQLRHVDPKTFKCRAIELSWFQTVGESALGVEAFSYQEEPYIVLAQPFAGRCLILAWDYSLQRFRQEEELSAPSVVSCKPLVLGPRLFMLAARLWGGSQLWARPGPDLRLAPLQALAPRRLLRPNDAELLWLDGQPCFVVADASKAGSTTLLCRDGPGFYPRQSLHAWHRDTDVEALELDGRPHLLLASASQRPVLFHWFGGRFERRTDIPEAEDVYATRHFQAGGDVFLCLTRYIGDSMVMRWDGSMFRLLQKLPSRGAHVFQPLLIAKDQLAILGSDFAFSQVFRLEPDKGLLEPLQELGPPAIVAPRAFAHITMAGRRFLFAACFKGPTQIYQHHELDLSA, from the exons ATGGGAGGGGCGGGaattctgctactgctgctgctggctgggctgggggtgggggaggcctgGAGACCCCCAAAGGGAAAGTGTCCTCTGAGTTGCTCCTGCTCCAAAGACAGTGCTCTGTGTGAGGGCTCCGTGGACCTGCCCGAGATCCTCTCCCCGACCCTGCTGTCGCT CTCATTCGTTAGGACCCGAATCACCGAGCTGAAGGCCGGCAGTTTCCTGAGGGTACCGTCACTGCACCTGCT CCTCTTCACATCCAACTCCTTCTCTGTGATTGAGGATGATGCGTTTGCGGGCCTATCCCACCTACAGTACCT CTTTATTGAGGACAATGAGATTGGTTCCATCTCTAAGAACGCCCTCAGAGGACTTCGCTCACTCACACATCT GAGCCTGGCCAATAACCATCTCGAGACCCTCCCCAGGTTCCTGTTCCGGGGCCTGGAGACACTGACTCATGT GGACCTCCGCGGGAACCCGTTCCAGTGTGACTGCCGCGTGCTCTGGCTGCTGCAGTGGATCCCCACCGTGAACGCCAGCGTGGGGACCGGGGCCTGCGCCGGCCCCGCCGCTCTGGCCCACATGCAGCTCCGCCACGTGGACCCCAAGACGTTCAAGTGCAGAGCCATAG agCTGTCCTGGTTCCAGACTGTGGGAGAGTCAGCGCTGGGCGTAGAGGCTTTCTCCTACCAGGAGGAGCCCTACATTGTCCTGGCACAGCCCTTTGCCGGCCGCTGCCTGATCCTGGCCTGGGACTACAGCCTGCAGCGCTTCCGTCAGGAGGAGGAGCTGTCTG cGCCCTCGGTGGTGTCCTGCAAGCCGCTGGTGCTGGGCCCCCGCCTCTTCATGCTGGCTGCCCGCCTGTGGGGAGGCTCGCAGCTGtgggcccggcccggccccgaCCTGCGCCTAGCCCCACTGCAGGCCCTGGCCCCACGGCGGCTGCTGCGGCCCAATGACGCCGAGCTCCTGTGGCTGGACGGGCAGCCCTGCTTCGTGGTGGCTGACGCCTCTAAGGCGGGCAGCACAACACTGCTGTGCCGGGACGGGCCCGGCTTCTACCCGCGCCAGAGCCTGCATGCCTGGCACCGAGACACGGACGTCGAGGCCCTCGAACTGGACGGCCGGCCCCATCTGCTGCTGGCCTCTGCCTCGCAGCGGCCCGTGCTCTTCCACTGGTTCGGGGGCCGCTTCGAGCGGCGGACGGATATCCCCGAGGCTGAGGACGTCTATGCCACGCGCCACTTCCAGGCCGGCGGGGACGTATTCCTGTGCCTGACACGCTACATCGGGGACTCCATG GTCATGCGCTGGGATGGCTCCATGTTTCGCCTGCTGCAGAAACTTCCCTCTCGAGGGGCCCATGTCTTCCAGCCACTGCTCATTGCCAAGGACCAGCTGGCCATCCTGGGCAGTGACTTCGCCTTCAGCCAGGTTTTCCGCCTTGAGCCTGACAAGGGGCTCCTGGAACCACTGCAGGAGCTGGGGCCCCCGGCGATAGTGGCCCCTCGGGCCTTTGCTCACATCACCATGGCCGGAAGACGCTTCCTCTTCGCTGCTTGCTTCAAGGGCCCCACACAGATCTACCAGCATCATGAGTTAGACCTCAGTGCCTGA
- the FXYD1 gene encoding phospholemman isoform X2: MHVRMRASSPPLASVFYLSPTGPSLMSLAWCCPLVKDVTQRQARGCFPCSHCFQKRRRGGLSHGGSWWQCGSPASPRAGLCMTPKWGEEGCCHGGLCEANSSRVKWEIFIPRVRQRAGQRPRAGEPGYYGHSKAVVCGQVALGRFLAVSSLAVSVSPPGWGEASALPCQGQWHLSATSWFFVWVSLPWSTQKHHRNMTHSPTTTNPCGSEAL; this comes from the exons ATGCATGTGCGCATGCGTGCATCGTCCCCACCCCTGGCATCTGTCTTCTATCTCAGCCCCACCGGCCCAAGCCTCATGTCACTCGCCTGGTGCTGTCCGCTGGTGAAAGATGTCACCCAGAGGCAGGCCAGGGGATGTTTTCCCTGTTCTCATTGCTTccagaagaggagaaggggtggccTTTCCCACGGGGGCAGCTGGTGGCAGTGTGGCAGCCCGGCCTCACCCCGGGCAGGGTTGTGCATGACCCCCAAGTGGGGGGAGGAAGGCTGTTGCCATGGTGGCCTGTGCGAGGCAAATTCCTCCAGGGTGAAGTGGGAGATATTTATACCCAGGGTCAGGCAGAGAGCGGGCCAGCGGCCGAGGGCAGGAGAGCCGGGCTATTACGGACACAGCAAGGCCGTGGTGTGTGGGCAGGTGGCCCTTGGGCGTTTCCTGGCTGTCTCGTCCCTGGCAGTGTCTGtctctccacctgggtggggtGAGGCATCTGCTCTCCCCTGCCAGG GACAATGGCATCTCTCAGCCACATCTTGGTTCTTTGTGTGGGTCTCCTTGCCATGGTCAACGCAG